Within Chaetodon auriga isolate fChaAug3 chromosome 7, fChaAug3.hap1, whole genome shotgun sequence, the genomic segment TTGAACACCGTTCGAAAGCCAAGATGCTCGTAAATCGATTGATGGAAACCACTTCAAGTTACAATCACAAGAGGCTCAATGGacgccaacagcagacaaacagtcGCTTTTAAAAGCAATGTTGAGGCAACTCACCGACTACGTCTCTGAGCGATGCACAGATCGATAACACTCCAACAAAAAACGGCCTGGAAACACGGAgaaaggtccagaagatccactgcagtgaaaatatttagtccaaaacatgataataatccacagaaagatgttttctcctttcaaattagAAGGGACGTACTCCTCTTCCGCTTGACCTCCGTGTTTTCCCGCGCAAAACTTCCGGAAACGTAGATGAGGCTCAGgtttcaaatgacacctcactTAACCAATCACAATCAGCCATATGAAGCCtagcaaccagagaagccaataatATTTGAGTCGAACAGAAGGGCCTCCTTCTCCTGTGGGTGAAAATCGAGCCAATCAACCGAACTTTGCAGATAGCAGACATTTTGAGTTGCATGTAAACAGTCGCCTCTAGAGGGGGCTGCAGCCCCAGCAGCCACGATGCAAACATCTCCCTAAATTTGAGAAATGACATGATTTGTTTTATCCTTACGATTAGATTTATGCAATTTTATTTTTGAGgtaaaaatgctttttaaacatGGAGGACCCCTaattattcattgttttttatgatctgagcacagcaggcagtgacaggaagtggctccATTCAGGGAACTTGGGATCCTGCCATCATTTTGCATCTTAACTACACAGCAGGTGCTTTCTTTGGCCCATGGGCCACTTTCAAGCCTCAGTTTTAGTCCACCAAGGGACAAAGTTTGAGCCTCTGGTCTTTATaacaccccccccacacccaaTGTCCATGCATGTCCTCACTCCATCTGAGAGGGACTGTGAAACATTACAAAGCTGTCTTGTATCTTCAAGCTGCAAGGTTTGTTTCTcaaagcaaacattaaaatgtactCGCTgctctttctcatctcttcttctgcgTTCTGGTCCAGGTATGAtgagctcagtgctgctgtttgataaACTCGTCCCTCTGCTGGGGAGGAAATCACcatctctccacctccctctggAGACCAAGAAGAGGACATGAGCACCATCAGGACGCACACggggagacagagacggagacggACAGACTGTCGAGCTACTGCTCATTTCGGTCAGCAGGAGTTAGAAGAAGAACACTGATATGCACTTTTTTAAAGACTTGAACCTGAAGGGGTCTTTGACACAATGGACCACCAACATCCAGTACGTACGTTTTTGGATGATTCCACTTTAACTAAAGACTCTAAtttagtgtttttaaatgtttaagtTTAAACTCATAAACAGGTTTTTACTTTACGAGGCGGTTGGTCGAGCACACATTGCACAACTACGACTGTCcaacactgaaaaagacaaatatctGTCAGTGAACCATcataacaacacaaaaaaatgtgctttgcaCTTCTATGATTTTCAGGCAGCTTgtcaaaacacactgatgtttatCTACCTGTTTTCTGGTAATGTCAAGCACAAgtaatgtttttgtgtattaGAGCAATTTATTTACTGACTTGTAAGATTAAGTCATTTACAATGAAAGCTGAGAAATTGATGATCTTTGTAAATTAGTATTATAGTAATAAactttgtgtgcttttcttAGTTTACAGAGAACTTAACAGAGAAATTGTAAATATGATTcatgtgtatatttattgtgACATTCCAGAGCCAAGCACAGCATAGGAATttacaggtgtgtttgtttttgcacagatttaAACAGGTGAACAATCTGTGAAAACTGGAGGCAGATTAAACTGTTCACTGTTTTGTTGAAAGAAGATTTACTCTTTAATGGttaatttttgtcttttgtgccTGAATGGAGTCCAGGAGGGTTAAAACAATCACTTGATTCGCCGATGAACACAAAATACATGTCAGCCATTTGTTTACCATTGTTTTATGATCATTAGAAATGGAatttttggggttttggacaTCCATTTGGTCTCTGGGAAGTTTTTCAGCTTTCAGGTTTGATCTCCACCAACTTCACTTTGCTGTCTGGGGCAGAAAATGTGCTGGAAAAGCAAAAGTAGAATAAAAGTgtgagaaaataacaaaaactaATACAAAAACTATGcatttattgacaatttcatACAAAGACATCAACTCTCCTCAGCCGGAAAATTAGATATTAAATTGGTTAAgtacaaaacatcaacacacatcagcgttttgtttttacagtcaaCAACCGGACCTGGGGATGCATCTCAATAGTCTACAGTAAGTTCTCGGCTGCATACAGCACAATTAATAGAGATGGAGGCGACGGGAGGACGAGCAGAAAACCTATGAAGCAGCACGAGAGAAAACGCAGGAGGCTAGAAAAGACTGTCAAGGTGACTCTAAGTACATGGAAACAGATTTGTTTGACATCCAGGAACAGGAAGAGAGTACGAGTAAGAGCTGAGAGCCTTAAAGAAGTGCTGCAGTCCTCTTCTCCAATCCCATGATGCAACACTGGTGATCGGCTGCGGGAAGGACTTCCATCTgcagagagagtcagagaaCACGTCAATGAACCCGACGGCTTCAGCATCGTTATGCTGCTGCTCGTCAAACCCTTCACTTCATATGAcgtcacactgcagctgttaCCAGTGCTCGACGTCCGCGTCCTCGAACTGACCGGCCTCCATCGCCGCCGCATCCACCTCCATACCAtctgtcaacaacaacaaacgaACAGTCAGAGCAGTGACCAAAGGAGTCAGACAGCGTCCCAACAGTCgtatttttaaaatatgagGAAACATCAGGCTGCTGAGTGTGTCTGAGCCGAACCTTCGAATCCTGCCGTGGCCTCTTCAGTTCGGACCCCGGCCATGTGGTACTGCTGAGCGACCGACTGGGCTAACATCccctccagcctctccagcgTGGCCTGGCCCTCCTGCGTGAGCGACGACAGACCCTCATCGCAGGTGTAGAAGGTGGGGATGTCAGCGTGACCGTGTtctgggtggaggaggagagaggtggtgATGAGAACAGCAGCGATGAGCTCGGTGCAGAAAATAAAGCCAAACTCGACTTGAATCCTACTGAGCCTTGATAAGCACAGAGAGGCATTTAAGCATTTCAGGTGTTGATTAACCTCACCTGCCTCTGCACCCGAAGGTCCGGACAACCAGgaagagacggacagacggcGACAAGGggacaaaataaaagagattTAATGTTTTAGACTCAGTCCACAGCAAGTTATCAAAAAACTGAGCAGCATCCGGTCGAGTCTGATCAGCTGAAGAGACGTTTCTGAACCCAAAGAGTCTCCCATTAAAGCAAAAACTGGACTGTGTCCAACATCCAAACATGCTATTTGAATAACTCTGATGGTCAGTGTCTCCATTGCATCTGACATGAGGCGCTTTATGCCGCGCCGCCATCTTTAATGCTGCTGgacatatttttctgtttctattgtCAGACAATCGATCGAGTGTTAACATTCAACTGCAGCTCACATTTTACAGACTGAACGGTTTCAGATTTGCCAACCAGCCGCTCACAGACTGATGATGTCtgaacacgtgtgtgtgtgtgtgtgtgtgtgtgtgtgtgtgttcttcctcACCAGCCTCCTCCACGTCGTACTCTTCTCCTTCGAAGTCGTTGTCAGAGTTGTCGTCCTCTGGGTCAGGGTGCAGCGCCTGACACTCACACATCGCCGAGAACATGGACTCCactgcgacacacacacacacacacacacacacacacacacacacagtatgttttaATGAATTTGCTTCCTAATTGTAATCATTCAGAAAATCACTGTAAAGGTCTCTCTAGGCCTCTTCCCTCCAGTCTGTACAGAGTGATCAGTATTTAAAAGCACACTTTTTCCTGACTGATCACAACTTTTCTAATAAAGATCAAATGTACGAAGCAGCCATGACACCActgtcattaaaatgttgtCGAATCTGATCTGAATGATGCCCAAAAGCGTGAAAATGTGACCCTGGCTCAGAGTATTGGACCCTCGTCCTTGGGGTGCTCACTCACATGCCGCCTTGTCGCCAGGAACAAATCGAATCTCTGTGATCactccttcatcatcatcaccaccgctgctgctgtcactgctgtcgTCTTCATCGTCGTCGGCTGCTTTCTCTGCCATTTCCGCCTCGTTCTCGtctgaggggaggaagggggaaaaCATACGAGTGACTCACGgatagagacagaaacacaggccGAGTTTCAACGTTCAAGATggcttttgttgatttttatttagtttttgttgcATTCGAATAAAGTGTTCAACGATGATAAAATCACTgattttgtgaatggagtctggtggctttggcggGAGCGATATAACAACGgtttctggttaaaaaaaaacatcttactCTTCATCAAAATCAGTCTCTGTAGGGATCATTTCCACAGagtaacaatctgagcctgtctgTGGTAAAACAAACCCTTTGAGTGGACGTACACTGACAGAGCACAAACACCCGCATGGATTAAACTGCATTGTTTCATGGTtgccggctgcagcgctctTGTTCAGAATCggaaaaaactttaaaaaattgttgtctccattatTCACTTGGATGCACAAATCATGGGAAAACAGGATCCATAATCAGACGATACGTGAGGAGATTTTCTCCCGTTTGTTGAATatattgaaatcttccaggagaCGTCGACCAACCGGAAACACGATGTCACTTCATTGATTGAAAACGAAACGTAGGTGAAACAAGCGAACGCTCTCACCCCCGAGTTTGCCGTTGACCATGACGTACAGGTGTTCCTGTGGGTAAGCACTGACGTCTCTGGAGATGGCGTGCAGGCCGATGGTGGGATACTCCAGAGCGAAACCCATCCCAGAGCCATCGAACCACGACAGGCGTCTGagggagaaacaaaaacaaagctcacAGATGTTTGTTCGGTTatgctgcagaaacaaagacataaaGGGTGGAGACACGTGCTGAAAGGCACAATTAACAGCATTTTAGCTTCACTGGACTGATGGACTGGGGTAAGAACCACGGATGAAAGACTCGTTTAAACTATGACATGTCAGAACAATTGTGAATAATGCTCATTATAACTTCCCAGAGCTCAACTGAAACCAGGTGACTATCATATATGAGACAGAAACACCAAATCCTCTCATTTAAGAAGCTGATGCGCATGtttactttgatttattttgaaagtgacaACTCCGGAAGTGCTTAGCACGAGGAGTGGCGCTGCTCTTATTGAGCTTGTAGCTGTTATTGTGCTGTCACTTTCTATCCTGTATATCGGTATAATTGAACATAATGTGTATTAATCACGGATAAAACACGAACATACACCTGAGACCGGTGGTTCAAAGCGAAAAACAAGCGCCATGTGCATCACTTACGTTTCAGCAACGTAGAGCGTGCCGCAGCCCAGCTTCTGGCCGTCCATCACCGCCGTGGTCTCGGCTTGCTCATGCCGTACTCCCTCAGTGGGAGGACGGAGGTTTTTCAGTAAAACCATCGTCCGGGCAGCCGTTACGTCTGCAGACCCGCTGGATGAGGCggagggagaggacagagaccACAGGCTGGTGTTTGCAAGGAGCTACGTGACCTATTTCGTGCCACAAAGCTTGCTAATTTAACCCGGGATAACTTCTCAGTAATAAATACTCGACAGCTGGAGGCGGATAAACTGCTATAAACTAGTGCTTTTCTTCTCCGGCATTAACTAAACCAGGCCGAGCCGTTCAGAGAGTTAACACACGCAGAAAATACACAAGTTAACAAACTGTTGTTGAAGCGAGTGATGCTACGCTAAAGGCTGACTGCTCCTCAAGATCGACGTTCAGAGACGAAATATCGCGTCAAGATGATAAACCTTGCCTCAACGCgccagaaagaaaaaaaaaacaaaaaaaaaaacaagcgcGATGCCGACTGTTAGGTGCATACCGCCGCCTACCGTACCGGAGTATGTAGAACAGGCTCCAGTTTATATTAATTCTAATAGGTTAGATGAAGCAATCGCCTATATAGAATTCAGAATAGAGAAGTTTTAGCCAATTATTGGTATTTTAAATGAACATGTGAGAGGGCGTCATTCCACGTTTCGTTTATCTTTTCCATTGGATTTATCAGTGGTTCTAACAAAAACAGTCTAAtgttgaattttattttgaatgtctGACCGGAAGCCGTGCTCATATGTCATTATGTCTTCTTTGACGGTACAGAAATTCCATTGTAACTACTAACTGTGGCCACTAGAGGGACCAACACTCACATTCTGCATATGTTACTGCTTTAAGGTCgatctgattaaaaaaaaaaaaaactgttgctAGCTAACTAACGgttactttttcttttgatcGTGAGGCACTCAAGGGCGAAACTCTTACGGTAAACTATAACAAGCTAATTTTGCCGGGTAGGTCACTCTCGTATGAGCCGTTTGAGTCCCTTGGTTCAGGGTCCCTTATCGGCCATGACCGTAAATGTCACGTTAATGTTGGTTGTGTTAACACGACATATTTACATGGAAACGTGATTCCACACCACTAAGAGGACACCACTGCCAAATACAGAACGTGCATTCAAGAAACTACTATTTGTTATTACAGTGGTGTAGTTACATATGATAACCACCGGAGGGCAGTGAGTCTGTAGACACGCACAGTAAACGCTGTATTTGACGGCGCCAATTCGTAAAGTCACACAAAACCTCAGGAGACAACTTCCTGTACGGTACCTCTCAAAATAAAGGCGCACAGCACTGCTCGACAGACTACGTTTCAAAACCTTTTTTGTTGGGGTGGGGGTCTTGAAATTAAAGAGTAGAGCAATTAAAACGGgcggcaacaacaacaacaacaacaacaacaacaacaacaacaacaaaaggaaatgaataaatacaaataaatagtaaacaaacaaccaagtataataataatgtgtacAGGCAGAGACATTTGATGAATCTTACTTATTTGAAAAGTGATACATTTAATTTAGTCACACGTGaacatgaagatgaaaacaaacgAAATGTCTCATGTCAACATCgcttcattctgtttttgtcctcagagACCACAGAGTGAATTCCCTCATTGAAAACAGTCGGATGACATCATAGAAACAACATAAAAGCTTGTATCACCAGTTTTTGGGTTGATTTTAGATCAGCTGAAATATTGTATGTCAAAATCATTCATTTAAGTGATGCCAAAAATCCGTCTTTTGGTCGTTAAAGCTTCAGGCTTGAACCTCGTGGACCATGAAAGTGGATGTAAGGGTTCTAAGTGATGGTCAGCTGGGATTCACATCGGTTCGATTGAACTTCAGTTgagttttcacagcagatgaaAGTCTGAAAACCTCCAACACAAACTACACTTCTCTCACAAAATCCTCCAGGAAGAAAAAAGGCACAGACACTGTTTTTGAAGAGATGCCTGGGATGTTGGTTTTAATAACTTAGAAAACATTTATGTTACAGCGATACTACAGGAACAGTACAACAGAGAAATGGAAGGAGCTGCACTCGCATCCAGTGGTGCCTCACTGAATCCAGATGAGTCGGACTGAACACTTTAAAACCAGCAGGTTCTGCCACAGTGGAGATCAGACGCACATCAGGCTCAGAGCTCCGACGTCGGGCTGgtggcatgaacacacactgatctCCCCTTCACTGCAGAAACAGGGGGCTGCTTCATGCTGCCTTGACGAGTTACTGGAGGGTTTTATCTTCGTTTGTGTCCAAATGTGTCGGAGGGTTTTCCACCACGATGACAGAAATCTGACTGAACAGCACTGGGAGTCCAGTTGAGCTCATAAATGAAACCAGTTCGCCGCTGTGATGATCTAGATGCTGCCTTGCAGGTCTGCATTACGGGGAGTTTCCAGCTAATGAGACTCGCTAACGAGCGTTTCATCTCATTATCACCTGAACGACAGCAGGAAAGTACCTGAAAGAACAGTTAGTGTTCAAGCTTGTACCGAACTCACTGATCCAAGTGATCAATCCAACTGTTCATCTCATTCGGTGCTTTTAGCAAACTGAGCTCGACtctgcacaaacaaaccaaagttTTCTAAAGCTGAACGCAAACATCAGCTGGTTTTCTGAGTTTTCCTCAAAGCTAAACGTGAACCACTAATCCAGTCTGAGATCTGATTTCTGTCGTTCTTCAACATGATCTTCAAGGATGCTGTCAAACATCATCCGTCCTGAAGTTTCAGATCTAATAAATAAGATTACTGGTGAACTCACATGGCTACAGAAACGTCTCTATgagctgctgacctctgacAGGTTATAAGATCGGTCACACAGTAATAAAGTGCCCGACTCACTAAAAAGCTCACACATCGATTTTAAAATGGAATGAAAGTAGAAAAATAAACGTCCTTCTTATCTGAGTCTCTCTTTTTGTGCATCTTCAGCTCTTTCACGTCCACCTTCAGATCTCACTTTAAGGTTTTTTCCTCTGACAGAAGCTTTTTTCCAGGTGAAATGTGGAAAGCTGATCAGTCCGGGCCTGAAAGGCAccagaggagctcagaggagcAGATTCCCGAACGAGTTTCTGCTCGTGGGACATCTTGAGATAAAAAGGGAAACATTAGTGGAATGAAAAATGGatttcctgcagcagaaaagCGAGTTCACGGTGTTTATGGATTTTTGGATCAAGGCCAATTAAAAGTCAGGGAGATGAAATGCTTTTGCTCTTGCCTGTTATTTGCAtctttatttgaatatttgacCTTTTATTCATGTAGTTCAGCAGCTGAAGGtctttgctgcttcagtttaaCTCCTCTAAATCATcagattgttgttgttttctgcagaaaacgAACCGCTGAATGAAAGGAGGGTTTTTTAACGCGTCAGGTGACTCCTGCTCTGAAAAATGATTCTGCGTTGtttgataaatgtgttttattgctcacaaacacaggctCAGAGATTCATCCAGTTCtctgaaaacaaactttttaCTGACGCaaagagatgggggggggggggggggggtgactgGATGAAATCGCTGCAGGTGACAGTGAATCGAACAGTGACGCGGGTCAGAagctgaaatctgctgtttgattGGCGTTAACTTTGCTCACCTGAGCCTcaatcagaaaataaaagcGGATCGTTCTCCTTCTTAAAAGCTGCTGGTTCCCTTCAGGGACACGAAATCTTAAAAACCTTTGAGGAGGTGAAGCACGGGGCTGAGAGTGAGCAGAATTCAGCTCTCTGGACATTTTCCTGGTGAACGGGCTCCACGCTGGTCTGCTTTCACACAACCAGGACCGGCAGCCGAAGCCTGGTCGGTCCACACATCACTCGCAGCAGCATCTCTCCGGCTCTCCTTCATATAGAAAATAGAACACTATATTTTACAAGAGGACTAAGAGAACAGAACATCTATTATCTTACAGGAACAGCGTACAGGCAACGTATGTACAGCAAACATGGTCCCGCCAGGCCGAGGGTCTGGTCCTGAAACCGAACACTTTGTGGAACGTGATCTGGATCCAACGGTCCGTCCTGGTCATGGTCttactttttgtcttttctttgcatCCTGAGGTCGAACTACCTGATCTCGCTCACTTTAGGGATCTGAGTCGAAA encodes:
- the clns1a gene encoding methylosome subunit pICln, which produces MVLLKNLRPPTEGVRHEQAETTAVMDGQKLGCGTLYVAETRLSWFDGSGMGFALEYPTIGLHAISRDVSAYPQEHLYVMVNGKLGDENEAEMAEKAADDDEDDSSDSSSGGDDDEGVITEIRFVPGDKAALESMFSAMCECQALHPDPEDDNSDNDFEGEEYDVEEAEHGHADIPTFYTCDEGLSSLTQEGQATLERLEGMLAQSVAQQYHMAGVRTEEATAGFEDGMEVDAAAMEAGQFEDADVEH